Proteins encoded within one genomic window of Limisphaerales bacterium:
- the glgB gene encoding 1,4-alpha-glucan branching protein GlgB produces the protein MIISEAEFEAITHGRHVAPHELLGMHQLEGGGVVVRALLPLAKGVVAVPVHEPSKPVIALRRVGESDLFEGMLEEEDEIYAYDLAITWGSGEQWRTRDAFSFLPTISDDDLYLFNQGDERRIYEKLGAHPRCIDGVDGTSFAVWAPNARRVSVVGDFNGWDARHHPMRMLGQSGVWELFAPGCGVGSHYKFQILTVDGELQEKTDPFGLFFEIAPKTASIVWDNTRFTWTDSDWIAKRERADPLACPMSVYEMHLGSWRKKIEGESYSYRELAPLLVDYLSRMGFTHVEFLPVAEHAFYPSWGYQVTGFYAPSSRYGTPEDFQFLINTLHEAGFGVFIDWVPAHFPKDDWALAQFDGTTLFEHPDPERGEHPDWGTAVFDFGRPEVKNFIAANARFWCDVFHVDGLRVDAVASMLYLDYSREEGEWTPNIHGGNQNLEAEELLRHTNHVVHSEFPGVVTMAEESTAWPGVTRSANAGGLGFTFKWDMGWMHDTLKFFSKKSTQRAAQQDKFTFASLYRDQEKYLLPLSHDEVVHEKRSLIGRMPGTGSEPFANMRLIFGYQWLFPGKQLLFMGGEIGQPTEWNEDAEVSWEILEKNKLNAGLQQWVADLNHFYRDEPALWAGDYSEGGFYWIDCADHPASVASFVRQTPDASRQVLVLLNLGNDSHTGYRIGLPRAGWWREVLNSNSEHYGGANLGNGGGVHSQETPWHSQPWSAEFTLPPLSCSIFLRD, from the coding sequence ATGATCATTTCCGAAGCTGAATTTGAAGCCATCACCCACGGGCGGCACGTCGCGCCGCACGAATTGCTGGGAATGCATCAGCTGGAGGGCGGCGGCGTGGTGGTGCGCGCGCTGTTGCCGCTGGCCAAAGGGGTGGTGGCGGTGCCGGTGCACGAGCCTTCCAAGCCGGTCATCGCGCTGCGACGCGTGGGCGAGTCGGATTTATTTGAGGGAATGTTGGAGGAGGAGGATGAGATTTACGCGTACGATCTCGCCATCACGTGGGGCAGTGGCGAGCAATGGCGCACGCGCGATGCGTTTTCGTTTTTACCAACCATTAGCGATGACGATTTGTATTTGTTTAATCAAGGCGATGAGCGGCGCATTTATGAAAAGCTCGGGGCGCATCCGCGTTGCATCGATGGCGTGGACGGCACGAGCTTCGCGGTGTGGGCGCCCAACGCGCGGCGCGTGAGCGTCGTGGGCGATTTCAACGGCTGGGACGCCCGGCATCACCCGATGCGGATGCTGGGGCAATCGGGCGTGTGGGAATTGTTCGCACCAGGTTGCGGGGTGGGGAGTCATTACAAATTTCAAATCTTAACCGTCGATGGCGAGTTGCAGGAAAAAACGGATCCTTTTGGTTTGTTTTTTGAAATTGCGCCCAAGACGGCTTCAATTGTTTGGGACAACACTCGGTTTACGTGGACTGATTCGGATTGGATCGCGAAACGTGAAAGGGCTGATCCGCTTGCGTGTCCAATGAGTGTTTACGAAATGCACCTTGGTTCATGGCGGAAAAAGATCGAAGGCGAATCGTACAGCTACCGCGAATTAGCGCCGCTCTTGGTGGATTATCTCAGCCGAATGGGATTCACGCACGTTGAATTTTTGCCCGTGGCGGAGCACGCGTTCTATCCTTCGTGGGGCTATCAAGTCACCGGGTTTTATGCCCCGAGCAGCCGCTATGGCACGCCGGAGGATTTTCAATTTCTAATCAACACCCTGCACGAAGCGGGCTTTGGCGTGTTTATCGACTGGGTGCCCGCACATTTCCCGAAGGACGATTGGGCATTGGCGCAGTTTGATGGCACGACCCTATTCGAACATCCCGATCCCGAACGCGGCGAGCATCCGGACTGGGGAACGGCGGTGTTTGACTTTGGCCGACCTGAGGTCAAAAACTTCATCGCTGCCAACGCGCGTTTTTGGTGCGATGTCTTTCACGTCGATGGGCTGCGTGTGGACGCGGTGGCGTCGATGTTGTATCTTGATTACTCGCGCGAAGAGGGCGAGTGGACGCCGAACATCCACGGCGGCAACCAAAACCTTGAGGCCGAGGAGTTACTGCGCCACACCAATCACGTGGTGCACAGTGAGTTTCCCGGCGTGGTGACGATGGCGGAAGAATCCACCGCATGGCCGGGGGTCACACGCTCGGCCAACGCCGGAGGGCTTGGGTTCACCTTTAAGTGGGACATGGGTTGGATGCACGACACACTCAAATTCTTCTCAAAAAAATCCACGCAACGCGCGGCGCAACAGGATAAATTTACCTTCGCTTCGCTGTATCGCGATCAGGAAAAATATCTATTGCCGCTTTCGCACGACGAAGTGGTGCACGAAAAACGTTCGCTCATCGGCCGCATGCCCGGCACGGGCTCGGAGCCTTTCGCTAATATGCGTTTGATCTTCGGCTATCAATGGCTTTTTCCCGGCAAACAATTGCTCTTTATGGGCGGCGAAATCGGCCAGCCCACCGAGTGGAATGAGGACGCCGAAGTGTCTTGGGAAATTCTGGAAAAAAACAAACTCAATGCCGGCTTGCAACAATGGGTGGCGGATCTCAACCATTTTTACCGCGACGAACCGGCGCTGTGGGCGGGCGATTATTCCGAGGGAGGCTTCTACTGGATTGACTGTGCCGATCACCCCGCCAGCGTGGCGAGCTTTGTGCGCCAAACGCCCGATGCTTCCCGCCAAGTATTGGTGTTACTGAATCTCGGCAACGATTCACACACGGGCTATCGCATCGGCCTCCCGCGGGCGGGGTGGTGGCGCGAAGTGCTGAACAGCAATTCGGAACACTACGGCGGCGCAAATCTAGGCAACGGCGGCGGCGTTCACTCGCAGGAAACGCCGTGGCACAGCCAGCCGTGGTCGGCGGAGTTCACGTTGCCGCCGCTGAGTTGTTCAATTTTTTTGCGCGACTGA
- a CDS encoding dephospho-CoA kinase translates to MSTRIIGLTGGMGMGKSTAAKLLKKQGVPVVDSDDLAREVVAVGESALAEIADTFGADFINAQGQMDRAKMAAHIFGNDTERKKLEAIIHPRVRERWLARMETWRAENVPLGVVVIPLLFEVGAESEFDSVVCVACTGKTQHERLRARGWDDAQINARIAAQMEVAQKTERSSQVMWNEGEVSLLHEQLQSILSG, encoded by the coding sequence ATGAGCACGCGCATCATCGGCCTCACCGGCGGGATGGGCATGGGTAAATCCACCGCCGCCAAGTTGCTTAAAAAACAGGGCGTGCCGGTGGTGGATTCCGATGATCTCGCGCGCGAAGTGGTGGCGGTCGGCGAATCGGCGTTGGCGGAGATTGCCGACACCTTCGGTGCGGATTTTATAAACGCTCAAGGCCAAATGGATCGCGCAAAAATGGCCGCACATATATTTGGCAATGACACCGAACGCAAAAAACTCGAAGCCATCATTCATCCCCGCGTGCGGGAGCGTTGGTTGGCGCGAATGGAAACGTGGCGCGCGGAAAATGTGCCGTTGGGTGTGGTGGTGATTCCGTTGTTGTTTGAAGTGGGGGCGGAATCTGAATTTGACTCAGTGGTTTGTGTGGCTTGCACCGGAAAGACTCAACACGAGCGATTGCGTGCGCGGGGTTGGGATGATGCGCAAATCAACGCGCGCATCGCGGCGCAAATGGAGGTGGCCCAAAAAACCGAACGCTCCAGTCAGGTTATGTGGAACGAAGGCGAGGTCAGCCTATTGCACGAACAACTTCAATCCATTCTATCGGGATGA